The Triticum aestivum cultivar Chinese Spring chromosome 3A, IWGSC CS RefSeq v2.1, whole genome shotgun sequence genome includes a region encoding these proteins:
- the LOC123061037 gene encoding geranylgeranyl diphosphate reductase, chloroplastic — MATMAAAVCHSPARLSISCSYSSSHSAPARPLRVAVVGGGPAGASAAEALASAGAQAFLLERSPAGAKPCGGAIPLCMLDEFAIPLGLVDRRVTRMRVLSPSNLAADFGRSLPPGAHIPMLRREVLDSFLRTRAADAGATLVPGLVTSLSLPAGPTDPYLVHYISSGDGPSPTRSVLEVDAVVGADGANSRVAREVGAGDYSTAIAFQERIRLPDKAMEYYDDLAEMYVGGDVSPDFYGWVFPKCDHVAVGTGTVAAKPEIKKLQSGIRARAGPKIAGGRVIKVEAHPIPEHPRPRRVVGRVALVGDAAGYVTRCSGEGIYFAAKSGRLCGQAMAKEWRLTGAVTEGGIRRGYLRRWDDEFLLTFRFLDLLQRVFYGDNAGREALVEMCADEHVQRRTFDCYLHKRMAPGEPWADLQLLWRTAGSMVRCSVLGKEVQRLRRLELLQA; from the coding sequence ATGGCGACCATGGCCGCCGCAGTCTGCCACTCCCCAGCTCGCCTCTCCATCTCCTGCTCCTACTCTTCCTCCCACTCCGCACCTGCGCGCCCGCTGCGCGTGGCCGTGGTGGGCGGCGGCCCGGCAGGCGCGTCAGCGGCCGAGGCGCTAGCTTCCGCAGGAGCCCAGGCGTTCCTCCTGGAGCGCAGTCCGGCGGGGGCCAAGCCCTGCGGCGGCGCCATCCCGCTCTGCATGCTCGACGAGTTTGCCATCCCGCTGGGGCTCGTCGACCGCCGCGTCACCCGCATGCGCGTCCTCTCCCCCTCCAACCTCGCCGCCGACTTCGGGCGGTCGCTCCCCCCCGGCGCCCATATCCCCATGCTCCGCCGCGAGGTGCTCGACTCCTTCCTCCGCACCCGCGCCGCCGACGCGGGGGCCACCCTCGTCCCGGGCCTCGTTACCTCGCTCTCCCTCCCCGCGGGACCCACCGACCCGTACCTCGTTCACTACATCTCGTCCGGCGATGGCCCCTCGCCCACTCGGAGCGTCCTTGAGGTCGACGCCGTCGTGGGCGCGGACGGCGCGAACAGCCGGGTCGCCCGGGAGGTCGGCGCGGGCGACTACTCGACGGCCATCGCGTTCCAGGAGCGCATCCGGCTCCCCGACAAGGCCATGGAGTACTACGACGACCTCGCCGAGATGTACGTGGGCGGGGACGTGTCCCCGGACTTCTACGGCTGGGTGTTCCCCAAGTGCGACCACGTGGCCGTGGGGACCGGCACCGTGGCCGCCAAGCCGGAGATCAAGAAGCTGCAGTCGGGCATCCGGGCGCGGGCGGGGCCCAAGATCGCCGGGGGCCGCGTGATCAAGGTGGAGGCGCACCCGATCCCGGAGCACCCGCGGCCGCGGCGCGTGGTGGGGCGCGTGGCCCTGGTGGGCGACGCGGCGGGGTACGTGACCCGGTGCTCCGGCGAGGGCATCTACTTCGCGGCCAAGTCCGGGCGGCTGTGCGGGCAGGCGATGGCCAAGGAGTGGCGGCTGACGGGCGCGGTGACGGAGGGCGGGATCAGGCGCGGGTACCTGCGGCGGTGGGACGACGAGTTCCTGCTGACGTTCCGGTTCCTGGACCTGCTGCAGCGCGTCTTCTACGGCGATAACGCCGGGCGCGAGGCGCTGGTGGAGATGTGCGCGGACGAGCACGTGCAGCGCCGGACGTTCGACTGCTACCTGCACAAGCGGATGGCGCCCGGCGAGCCGTGGGCCGACCTCCAGCTCCTGTGGCGCACCGCCGGCAGCATGGTGCGATGCAGCGTCCTCGGCAAGGAGGTCCAGCGCCTCCGCCGGCTCGAGCTGCTGCAGGCTTAG